In Phycisphaerales bacterium, the sequence CAAGAACAGCAGCATCGACGCCTATTCCGAGGCCCACCTCTCCGAACTCCGCACGAGGATCACCAAGGCCCTCGATGCGCAGTACATCTATAACGCAGGAGGCATGGGCGACCTCGGCTCACTCTTCCACATGCTCGGGCAGCCCACGACCCGGCCCGAGCATGGCGCGGCCGAGCCTGACTACATGAACCAGTCGCGCTGACACGAACAGCAGGAGCCATTGAGTATCACCGACCCGCCTCCACACACGTGGGGGCGGGTCGTTTTGCATCGGTAGGTGTTGCGTGAGCGGCCGTGCCCGCCCTTCGCCGGAATTAGAGTGTGGCGCCCCTCGCCATGCGTCGCAACACGTCCTCGAATCTCAGGCAGAACCCATCACGATCGCACAGAGATGAGGCCGCGAGTCGATCGCGCAGTGTTGCTCGGAGTGTGCCCAACGCGATACGATCTCGCGCCAGACGCGAGGCGATGGTGATGAACTCGTCGTCGTTTGAGGCGACCATCTCATCGAGATCAAGGGCATGGAGGAGCGAGACGCCGACGCGTGAGGCGTGCCGATCGCCCGCGAGCGTGACGACGGGCACACCCATGTGGATCGCCTCACAGGTCGTGGTGGTGCCGTGATAGGGGAAGGTGTCGAGGGCGATGTCGACCTTGGCATACTGGGCGAGGTGGTCGCGAACGCCGAGCGTGGGGGAGATGATGTCGAGCCGTGACGGGTCGAATCCATAGCGCGTGAGGCGTTCGGAGACCTCATCGCGCAGGGCGGCATCGATGAGGCTCGACGACTTGAGCACGAGCCGCGAGTTCGGCACGGCGTTGAGCACACGAGCCCACAACCCCACGACCCGTGCGTTGACCTTCGCGATCGCGTTGAAGGAGCCGAAGCGGATCGGCTCGTCGGGCGAGGCGGCGCACGGCGGCGGGGCGACATCGGGCGCGTTCTCGATCGGGCTATAGCACAGAAACGGGCCCTCCATGCGCATCAACCGCTCGCTCGCTTGGGCGTCGAACTCCGGGCGATCGGGATCAGTGTGCGCATCGACGAGGCGCCAGTCGATCGCCGGGACGCCGGTCGTGCCGGGATAGCCGAGATACGTCGCCTGCACGGGGGCGACGCGTGAGGCGAGCGCAAGGAGGATGCCCGAGTTGGTGTGCCCGTTGAGTTCGATGGCCAGATCCAGACGATCGGCTCGAATGATCTGGGTGAGCGTTCTGTCGTCCATATTGACGCACGAACGCCAGGTGTTGGCATGCGATCGCAATCGAGCCGTGGTCGCGTCTTCCGGGCCTGTGGCGTAACAGAATATTTCGAACGCCGCACGGTCGTGCCCGACAAGGAACGGCTCGATGAAGAACGCCACGGAGTGCGTCCGGAGGTCGCTCGACACGAACCCGACACGGAGGGGTCGCGATGGGTCGCGTGCGGGTGCGGCG encodes:
- a CDS encoding tetratricopeptide repeat protein, yielding MSASRVPGGRATAFVLQAESLFTAGKLDDAERTLQRALQASPSDPNANNMMAVVMHAKGDMPRAAYFAERAMEADPRDPRYPANLGQFLMQSGKPDRARKVLEKAIAKHPTNAEIHNVLAMLLSLSSEFVASAKVSRAGLDHNPTHEGLASTHVSTMVEMGRIDEGLRVIRDAAEAHPESATLLGQWAHISQYDESITPSDLRGVHDRFGALCRQIRPGQPLPAAPARDPSRPLRVGFVSSDLRTHSVAFFIEPFLVGHDRAAFEIFCYATGPEDATTARLRSHANTWRSCVNMDDRTLTQIIRADRLDLAIELNGHTNSGILLALASRVAPVQATYLGYPGTTGVPAIDWRLVDAHTDPDRPEFDAQASERLMRMEGPFLCYSPIENAPDVAPPPCAASPDEPIRFGSFNAIAKVNARVVGLWARVLNAVPNSRLVLKSSSLIDAALRDEVSERLTRYGFDPSRLDIISPTLGVRDHLAQYAKVDIALDTFPYHGTTTTCEAIHMGVPVVTLAGDRHASRVGVSLLHALDLDEMVASNDDEFITIASRLARDRIALGTLRATLRDRLAASSLCDRDGFCLRFEDVLRRMARGATL